Proteins encoded within one genomic window of Pristis pectinata isolate sPriPec2 chromosome 5, sPriPec2.1.pri, whole genome shotgun sequence:
- the med10 gene encoding mediator of RNA polymerase II transcription subunit 10: MAEKFDSLEEHLEKFIENIRQLGIIVSDFQPSSQAGLNQKLNSMITGLQDVDKCRQQLHDINVPLEVFEYIDQGRNPQLYTKECLERALAKNEQVKGKIDTLKKFKGLLIHELSKVFPEEMSKYRAIRCEDHLPT; encoded by the exons ATGGCGGAGAAGTTCGACAGCCTGGAGGAGCATCTGGAGAAATTCATCGAGAACATTCGGCAGCTCGGCATCATCGTCAGCGACTTCCAGCCCAGCAGCCAGGCGGGCCTCAACCAGAAACT AAATTCTATGATTACGGGACTACAAGATGTTGACAAATGCCGACAACAGTTGCATGATATTAATGTACCGCTGGAAGTATTTGA GTACATTGATCAAGGTCGAAACCCACAACTTTACACCAAAGAATGCCTGGAGAGAGCCTTGGCCAAGAATGAACAAGTCAAAGGGAAAATTGATACCTTGAAG aaattcaAGGGACTTCTGATTCACGAACTGAGCAAAGTTTTTCCTGAAGAAATGTCCAAATACAGAGCTATCCGATGTGAAGATCATCTGCCCACGTAG